The Mesorhizobium loti genome includes a region encoding these proteins:
- a CDS encoding aspartate aminotransferase family protein has protein sequence MLDQSNELAAWDRDHFFHPSTHMGTHARGESPTRIMAGGEGVTVWDNNGRKSLDAFAGLYCVNVGYGRQKIADAIAAQAKNLAYYHAYVGHGTEASITLAKMIIDRAPAGMSRVYFGLSGSDANETNIKLIWYYNNVLGRPEKKKIISRWRGYHGSGVMTGSLTGLDLFHNAFDLPRAPILHTEAPYYFRRADRSMSEEQFSQHCADKLEEMILAEGPETVAAFIGEPILGTGGIVPPPAFYWEKIQAVLKKYDVLLVADEVVTGFGRLGTMFGSEHYGIKPDLITIAKGLTSAYAPLSGVIVADKMWQVLVEGSDKLGSLGHGWTYSAHPICVAAGVANLELIDEMDLVTNARETGAYFRAELAKAVGGHKHVGDVRGDGMLAAVEFVADKDDRVFFDASLKIGPQVATALAASGVIGRAMPQGDILGFAPPLCLTREEADIVVSKTADAVKSVFANL, from the coding sequence ATGCTCGACCAGTCCAACGAACTCGCCGCCTGGGATCGCGACCACTTCTTCCATCCCTCGACCCATATGGGCACACATGCACGCGGCGAGAGCCCGACGCGCATCATGGCCGGCGGTGAAGGCGTCACCGTCTGGGACAACAACGGTAGGAAGAGCCTTGACGCGTTTGCCGGCCTCTATTGCGTCAATGTCGGCTACGGCCGCCAGAAGATCGCTGATGCCATCGCCGCCCAGGCGAAGAACCTCGCTTACTACCACGCCTATGTCGGCCACGGCACCGAGGCCTCGATCACGCTGGCCAAGATGATCATCGACCGCGCGCCCGCGGGGATGTCGAGGGTCTATTTCGGCCTCTCCGGCTCGGATGCCAACGAAACCAACATCAAGCTGATCTGGTACTACAACAATGTGCTGGGGCGGCCGGAGAAGAAGAAGATCATCTCGCGCTGGCGTGGCTATCACGGCTCGGGCGTGATGACCGGTTCGCTGACCGGACTCGACCTGTTCCACAACGCCTTCGACCTGCCGCGCGCGCCGATCCTGCACACCGAGGCGCCCTACTACTTTCGCCGCGCCGATCGCTCGATGAGCGAGGAGCAGTTTTCGCAGCATTGCGCCGATAAGCTCGAGGAGATGATCCTGGCCGAGGGCCCGGAAACGGTCGCTGCCTTCATCGGCGAGCCGATCCTCGGCACCGGCGGCATCGTGCCGCCGCCGGCCTTCTACTGGGAAAAGATCCAGGCGGTGCTGAAGAAGTACGACGTGCTGTTGGTTGCCGACGAAGTGGTGACGGGCTTCGGCCGGCTGGGCACCATGTTCGGCTCCGAACATTACGGCATCAAGCCGGACCTGATCACCATCGCCAAGGGCCTCACCTCGGCCTATGCGCCGCTGTCGGGCGTCATCGTCGCCGACAAGATGTGGCAGGTGCTGGTTGAGGGTTCCGACAAGCTCGGCTCGCTCGGCCATGGCTGGACCTATTCGGCGCATCCGATCTGCGTTGCCGCCGGTGTCGCCAATCTCGAACTGATCGACGAGATGGACCTGGTGACAAATGCCCGCGAGACCGGCGCCTATTTCCGCGCAGAGCTGGCCAAGGCGGTCGGCGGTCACAAACACGTCGGCGACGTGCGCGGCGACGGCATGCTGGCGGCAGTCGAGTTCGTCGCCGACAAGGACGACCGGGTGTTCTTCGACGCTTCGCTCAAGATCGGGCCGCAGGTGGCGACGGCGCTTGCCGCAAGCGGCGTCATCGGCCGCGCCATGCCGCAGGGCGACATTCTGGGCTTTGCGCCGCCGCTCTGCCTGACGCGCGAGGAAGCCGACATCGTCGTTTCGAAGACCGCCGATGCCGTGAAGAGCGTGTTTGCCAATCTCTGA
- a CDS encoding zinc-binding dehydrogenase, whose product MNALTRTLPATMAAVLLTGHGGPEKLVYRSDVKVPVPAPGEVVVKVSACGMNNTDVWVRQGAYGTEEDASAVSTWRRQGNTLVFPRIQGTDTVGIIAAVGEGVSPDRIGERVMVDFSIYNRDDDSLADIDYMGHGRDGGYAEYQAVPAENAHVVDTDLTDVELATFCCAYLTGEQMLERAGLKAGERVLVTGASGGVGSGIVQLARARGAIPYAVVGKGKEQAVRDIGAEAVITRGVADLPHAVNEATGGQPIDVVADLVGGSIFNDLLRILRPEGRYTTAGAIAGPVVQLDLRTMYLKQLQLHGSSQGTRADFRRIVGYIEAKKIRPLVGGVYKLSDFHKAQADFIAKDFVGKLVVVPDAMWGSAI is encoded by the coding sequence ATGAATGCCTTGACCAGAACCCTCCCCGCCACAATGGCCGCCGTGCTGCTCACCGGGCACGGCGGACCGGAAAAGCTCGTCTACCGCAGCGATGTCAAAGTGCCCGTGCCTGCTCCTGGTGAGGTAGTGGTGAAAGTTAGCGCCTGCGGGATGAACAACACCGATGTCTGGGTGCGCCAGGGCGCCTATGGCACGGAAGAGGACGCTTCCGCCGTGTCGACGTGGCGGCGCCAGGGCAACACGCTTGTTTTCCCGCGCATCCAGGGCACCGACACTGTCGGTATCATCGCCGCTGTCGGCGAAGGTGTGTCGCCGGACCGTATCGGCGAACGAGTGATGGTCGATTTCTCGATCTACAATCGCGACGACGATTCCCTCGCCGACATCGACTATATGGGCCACGGCCGCGACGGCGGCTACGCCGAATACCAGGCCGTCCCGGCCGAGAATGCTCATGTCGTCGATACCGACCTGACCGACGTCGAACTCGCCACCTTCTGCTGCGCCTACCTCACCGGCGAACAGATGCTGGAGCGCGCCGGGCTCAAGGCTGGCGAGCGCGTGCTGGTCACCGGCGCCTCGGGCGGTGTCGGTTCCGGCATCGTGCAGTTGGCGCGGGCGCGCGGCGCCATTCCCTATGCCGTCGTCGGCAAAGGCAAGGAACAGGCGGTGCGCGACATCGGCGCCGAGGCTGTCATAACCCGTGGCGTTGCCGACCTGCCACATGCCGTGAACGAGGCGACCGGCGGCCAGCCGATCGACGTGGTGGCCGACCTCGTCGGCGGCTCTATCTTCAATGATCTGTTGCGTATTCTCAGGCCCGAAGGCCGCTACACCACCGCCGGGGCAATTGCCGGCCCGGTCGTGCAGCTCGATCTCAGGACCATGTATCTGAAACAGTTGCAGCTGCATGGTTCGAGCCAGGGCACACGCGCCGATTTCCGCCGCATCGTTGGATACATCGAAGCGAAGAAAATCCGGCCGCTGGTCGGCGGGGTCTACAAGCTCTCCGATTTCCACAAGGCGCAAGCCGACTTCATCGCCAAGGATTTCGTCGGCAAGCTGGTGGTGGTGCCGGATGCCATGTGGGGTTCGGCTATCTGA